A genomic window from Pantoea alhagi includes:
- a CDS encoding AAA family ATPase, which yields MTSNRLAWQALQPDAESFQPLFSRVFSDNIGDILPDVQPRLFDAASLLQNSSAPFSLMLIRCAENSENLSLLAQTLQHNSSQTEALYGGNYLINEEQITWQPAKSADDPFASRGGVHFADWIESEQLFGCVRIFSQRISLQPGLIHRANGGILMLSLRALLAQPLLWLRLKQTIARQRFDWLSPDESRPLPVTVPSMPLQLKLVLCGDRDALADFQEMEPELAALAIYSEYEESLQLDEEEDMALWCRWVTALARQAGLPPIAVNFWPALLQEAVRYSGDRETLPLCPAWLGRQLRDAALYGEQLDAAALQAALDARLWRESFLPDRMRDEILLDQVLIETEGAVVGQINGLSVIEFPGHPRAFGEPSRISCVVHVGDGEFTDVERKAELGGNIHAKGMMIMQAFLIAELELDQQLPFSASLVFEQSYSEVDGDSASLAELCALVSALAGEPINQQIAVTGSVDQFGHVQPVGGLNEKIEGFFEICQQRGLTGQQGVIIPAANVRHLCLQQQIVDAVQAGEFHIWAVSEVDEALPLLTGVPWKKDDAPCLLQTIQARITEFNQQEARQRPWPLRWLNWFNHS from the coding sequence TTGACCAGCAACCGACTTGCATGGCAGGCGCTACAGCCTGATGCCGAAAGCTTCCAGCCTCTTTTTTCCCGCGTCTTTAGCGATAATATCGGTGATATTCTCCCCGACGTTCAGCCTCGTCTGTTTGATGCAGCCAGCCTGCTGCAGAACAGCAGCGCGCCTTTTTCATTGATGCTGATACGCTGTGCGGAAAACAGTGAGAATCTGTCATTGCTGGCGCAGACATTACAGCATAACAGTAGCCAGACGGAAGCGCTTTACGGCGGTAACTATCTGATCAATGAAGAACAGATAACCTGGCAGCCTGCCAAATCAGCAGATGATCCCTTCGCCAGCCGCGGCGGCGTACATTTCGCCGACTGGATCGAGTCTGAGCAGCTGTTTGGCTGCGTACGTATTTTTTCCCAACGCATCAGCCTGCAGCCAGGTCTGATCCATCGGGCTAACGGCGGCATCTTAATGCTTTCGTTGCGTGCTCTGCTGGCCCAACCGCTGCTGTGGCTGCGGCTGAAGCAGACCATTGCCCGGCAGCGTTTCGACTGGCTGTCGCCTGATGAATCGCGCCCGCTGCCGGTGACAGTCCCCTCAATGCCGCTGCAGTTAAAGCTGGTGCTGTGCGGCGATCGTGACGCCCTGGCTGATTTTCAGGAGATGGAGCCTGAACTGGCGGCGCTGGCGATCTACAGCGAATATGAAGAGAGTCTGCAGCTCGACGAAGAAGAAGACATGGCGTTATGGTGCCGCTGGGTAACCGCGCTGGCGCGTCAGGCGGGCTTACCGCCAATTGCCGTTAACTTCTGGCCTGCCCTGCTGCAGGAGGCCGTCCGCTATAGCGGCGATCGCGAAACGCTTCCGCTCTGCCCGGCCTGGCTTGGCCGCCAGCTGCGCGATGCTGCCTTATATGGCGAACAGCTGGATGCCGCCGCGCTTCAGGCCGCTCTGGATGCTCGCCTGTGGCGTGAAAGTTTCCTGCCCGATCGTATGCGTGATGAGATTCTTCTTGATCAGGTCCTTATTGAAACGGAAGGTGCCGTGGTAGGGCAAATCAACGGCCTGTCGGTCATTGAATTTCCCGGACATCCGCGCGCGTTCGGCGAGCCTTCGCGTATCAGCTGCGTGGTACACGTGGGCGATGGCGAGTTTACTGACGTTGAGCGCAAGGCTGAGCTGGGCGGCAACATTCATGCTAAAGGCATGATGATTATGCAGGCGTTTTTGATTGCAGAACTGGAGCTGGATCAGCAACTGCCCTTCTCCGCTTCGCTGGTATTTGAGCAGTCCTATTCGGAAGTAGACGGCGACAGCGCCTCTCTTGCCGAACTGTGCGCGCTGGTCAGCGCGCTGGCCGGAGAGCCCATTAATCAGCAAATTGCGGTAACCGGCTCGGTGGATCAGTTCGGTCATGTGCAGCCGGTAGGCGGCCTGAATGAAAAAATCGAAGGCTTTTTCGAGATCTGCCAGCAGCGAGGCTTAACCGGTCAGCAGGGCGTGATTATCCCTGCCGCCAATGTGCGACATCTCTGCCTGCAACAGCAAATTGTTGATGCGGTACAGGCGGGAGAGTTTCATATCTGGGCCGTCAGCGAGGTGGATGAAGCGCTGCCGTTGCTCACCGGCGTTCCGTGGAAAAAAGATGATGCTCCCTGCCTGTTGCAAACGATCCAGGCGCGCATCACAGAATTTAATCAGCAGGAGGCGCGCCAGCGTCCCTGGCCTCTACGTTGGCTAAACTGGTTTAACCACAGCTGA
- the fabA gene encoding bifunctional 3-hydroxydecanoyl-ACP dehydratase/trans-2-decenoyl-ACP isomerase: protein MVDKRESYTKEDLIASGRGELFGAEGPPLPSGNMLMMDRVVKMSEEGGNYNKGYVEAELDINPDLWFFACHFIGDPVMPGCLGLDAMWQLVGFYLGWLGAEGKGRALGVGEVKFTGQVLPTAKKVTYRIHFKRVINRKLVMGVADGEVLVDGNVIYTASDLKVGLFKDTNAF, encoded by the coding sequence ATGGTAGATAAACGCGAATCCTATACAAAAGAAGACCTGATTGCCTCTGGTCGCGGCGAACTATTTGGTGCTGAAGGCCCGCCGCTGCCCTCTGGCAATATGCTGATGATGGACCGCGTGGTCAAAATGAGCGAAGAAGGCGGCAACTACAACAAAGGTTACGTTGAAGCCGAGCTGGATATTAATCCTGATCTCTGGTTCTTCGCCTGTCACTTTATTGGCGATCCGGTGATGCCGGGCTGTCTGGGTCTGGATGCGATGTGGCAGCTGGTTGGTTTCTATCTTGGCTGGCTGGGTGCAGAAGGCAAAGGCCGTGCGCTGGGCGTAGGCGAAGTGAAATTTACCGGTCAGGTTCTGCCTACAGCGAAAAAAGTGACCTATCGTATTCACTTCAAACGCGTCATCAACCGTAAACTGGTTATGGGCGTGGCCGATGGCGAAGTGCTGGTTGACGGTAACGTTATCTATACCGCCAGCGATCTGAAAGTGGGTCTGTTTAAAGACACCAACGCTTTTTGA
- the rmf gene encoding ribosome modulation factor, producing the protein MKRQKRDRLERAHSRGYQAGITGRSKEMCPYQMIEARSHWLGGWRKAMEDRAVSVSAAMV; encoded by the coding sequence ATGAAGAGACAGAAACGAGACCGCCTGGAACGAGCACATTCACGAGGCTATCAGGCTGGCATCACCGGGCGTTCAAAAGAAATGTGTCCTTATCAAATGATTGAGGCTCGGTCTCACTGGTTGGGAGGTTGGCGAAAAGCCATGGAGGACAGGGCAGTTAGCGTAAGTGCCGCGATGGTCTGA
- the pqiC gene encoding membrane integrity-associated transporter subunit PqiC has translation MMKWMPLLMLALSACSSNTQTTLYQLPAGTSAVAPVSQSALMVNNSLPVWIERVSVPDYLAGNGVVYQTSDVKYVVATSNLWASPLDQQLQQTLVTNLSNALPGWLISTTPLGEQHDTLNVNVTGFHGRYDGQAIISGSWTLEHNGQITRQNFNLTLPQQEDGYDAMVRTLAQGWQQQAQRMATAISAIRSN, from the coding sequence ATGATGAAATGGATGCCATTGCTGATGCTGGCGCTGAGCGCCTGCAGCAGCAACACGCAAACCACCCTGTATCAGCTGCCGGCGGGAACGTCGGCGGTTGCGCCGGTTAGCCAGAGCGCGTTGATGGTAAATAATTCGTTGCCAGTCTGGATCGAGCGCGTTTCGGTGCCTGATTATCTGGCAGGCAATGGCGTGGTTTATCAGACCAGCGACGTTAAATATGTTGTTGCCACCAGTAATCTGTGGGCCAGTCCGCTTGATCAGCAATTACAGCAAACGCTGGTAACCAACCTGAGTAATGCTTTGCCGGGCTGGCTAATTTCCACCACGCCGCTGGGTGAGCAGCACGATACGTTGAACGTTAACGTTACTGGCTTCCACGGACGTTATGATGGCCAGGCGATCATTAGCGGCAGCTGGACACTGGAGCATAACGGGCAAATTACGCGTCAGAACTTTAATCTGACGCTGCCGCAGCAGGAAGATGGCTATGATGCGATGGTCAGAACCCTGGCGCAGGGATGGCAACAGCAAGCGCAGCGTATGGCGACAGCCATTAGTGCCATAAGAAGTAATTAA
- the pqiB gene encoding intermembrane transport protein PqiB yields the protein MTENNHGVAKVDQIKRWSPVWIIPLVTVLIGAWILFYHFSHQGPEVTLITTNAEGIEGGKTAIKSRSVDVGVVESAVLTDDLHHVEIKARLNAGMEKLLHGDSAFWVVKPQVGREGITGLGTLLSGAYIELQPGSKGEKPEQYRLLDSPPLAPPDAKGIRIVLDSTKAGQLNPGDPVLFRGYRVGSVETSSFDADKRAMQYQLFVAAPYDRLVTSNVRFWKDSGIAVEMSASGMRVEMGSLTTLFSGGVSFDVPDGWELGVPAENKAEYHLYDDQRSIQDSLYTTHLDFLMFFSDSIRGLQPGAPVEFRGIRLGTVAQAPYTVPGWKQSLNTDYRIPVLVRIEPDRFVNRLGGDFDIRQHLRDGKKRGLRASLKTGNLLSGSLYIDLDFYDNAPQYKGPEKVAGLEIIPTVSGGLSQIQQKLMDALDKINNLPLNPMINQATGTLKESQRTLRELQKTLDNVNKITASPSMQQLPQDMQQTLRELNRSMKGLQPGSPAYNKLVGDMQRLDQVLRELQPVLKTLNQKSNALVFEAKPGEDPQPKRAKQ from the coding sequence TTGACGGAAAATAATCACGGCGTTGCGAAGGTCGATCAGATCAAGCGCTGGTCACCGGTGTGGATCATTCCCCTTGTGACCGTGCTGATTGGTGCCTGGATCCTGTTTTATCATTTCAGCCATCAGGGACCGGAAGTTACGCTGATTACCACCAATGCCGAAGGCATTGAGGGCGGTAAAACGGCCATTAAAAGCCGCAGTGTTGATGTGGGCGTGGTGGAGAGCGCGGTATTAACTGACGATTTGCATCATGTAGAAATCAAAGCCCGCCTTAACGCGGGAATGGAGAAGCTGCTGCATGGCGACAGCGCCTTCTGGGTGGTTAAGCCGCAGGTAGGACGCGAAGGCATTACCGGTCTGGGTACATTATTATCCGGCGCTTATATTGAACTCCAGCCCGGCAGTAAAGGTGAAAAGCCAGAACAATATAGACTACTGGATTCGCCGCCGCTGGCACCGCCAGATGCGAAGGGTATCCGTATCGTGCTTGACAGCACCAAGGCAGGCCAGCTCAATCCAGGCGATCCGGTATTGTTCCGCGGCTATCGCGTGGGTTCAGTGGAAACCAGCAGCTTTGATGCGGATAAACGCGCAATGCAGTATCAGCTGTTTGTCGCCGCGCCCTACGATCGCCTGGTTACCTCAAATGTGCGTTTCTGGAAAGACAGCGGCATTGCCGTAGAGATGTCCGCCTCCGGTATGCGTGTGGAGATGGGCTCGTTGACCACGCTGTTCAGCGGTGGCGTTAGTTTTGACGTGCCTGACGGCTGGGAGCTGGGTGTACCGGCAGAAAACAAAGCGGAATACCATCTGTATGACGATCAGCGCAGCATCCAGGACTCGCTGTATACCACGCATCTGGATTTCCTGATGTTCTTTAGCGATTCGATTCGTGGGCTGCAGCCAGGGGCGCCGGTAGAGTTCCGCGGCATCCGTCTGGGAACAGTGGCACAGGCACCTTATACCGTTCCGGGCTGGAAACAGTCGCTGAATACGGATTACCGCATTCCGGTTCTGGTGCGTATTGAACCCGATCGCTTTGTTAACCGCCTGGGCGGTGACTTTGATATTCGCCAGCATTTGCGCGACGGCAAAAAACGCGGCCTGCGTGCTTCGTTGAAAACCGGCAACCTGCTTTCCGGCTCGTTGTATATCGATCTCGATTTCTATGACAACGCGCCGCAGTATAAAGGCCCGGAAAAAGTTGCCGGACTGGAGATCATTCCCACCGTTAGCGGCGGCCTGAGTCAGATTCAGCAGAAGCTTATGGATGCGCTGGATAAGATCAATAATCTGCCGCTGAATCCTATGATTAACCAGGCCACCGGCACGCTGAAAGAGAGCCAGCGTACCCTGCGCGAGCTGCAAAAGACGCTGGACAACGTGAATAAAATCACCGCCAGCCCCTCAATGCAGCAGCTGCCGCAGGATATGCAGCAAACGCTGCGCGAGCTGAACCGCAGCATGAAAGGTTTGCAGCCCGGCTCTCCGGCCTACAACAAGCTGGTTGGCGATATGCAACGACTGGATCAGGTGCTGCGTGAGCTGCAACCGGTGCTGAAGACGCTCAATCAAAAGAGCAACGCGCTGGTATTTGAAGCTAAACCGGGCGAAGACCCACAGCCGAAGAGGGCGAAACAATGA